The proteins below come from a single Anguilla rostrata isolate EN2019 chromosome 3, ASM1855537v3, whole genome shotgun sequence genomic window:
- the wdr4 gene encoding tRNA (guanine-N(7)-)-methyltransferase non-catalytic subunit wdr4 isoform X2 — MASLAAHGENLAVCCGKNLIAIHNKQDREPFVFDCSKAEQKPKESDNKSEDGGSEEKGSDRILAFAFSTSGSLLALTDDNKRLVLFRTHPSWECVSTRWVVRRCTSLQFTWAEDQVLVADKSGDVYSFSVSEPEKPGELKLGHLSMLLGVAVSPDDRYVITADRDEKIRVSLLSLPHNIQSFCLGHCEFVSCLSITLAHPQWLLSGSGDGTVKLWEYESGRRLQSLDLKEPRASQPSDGDTDKRAAVSRIAVSPDGRHVAVLCESVLAVQLFRLEKAPEGQLTPGERLALSHCVWDLTFDPSGRLWVLQESKETPIILYSYTQDCWKCCAEDPGLKRVLEVLRSHWDRFQDSVGVESCFKHLYKVNFDNMATYLQRKQERIQKLQQKKAKKRAGQPPQSNGASKKKKAKKRGGARPVVSS, encoded by the exons ATGGCGTCTCTGGCAGCCCATGGGGAGAATTTGGCGGTGTGCTGTGGCAAAAATCTCATTGCCATTCACAACAAACAGGACCG agaGCCATTTGTATTCGACTGCAGTAAGGCGGAGCAGAAACCCAAGGAGAGCGATAATAAAAG TGAGGACGGGGGTTCGGAGGAGAAAGGTAGCGACCGAATCCTAGCGTTTGCCTTCTCCACATCCGGCAGCCTCCTCGCGCTCACAGATGACAACAAGCGTCTCGTACTCTTCCGAACACATCCTTCCTGGGAGTGCGTCAGTACCAG GTGGGTGGTGAGGAGGTGCACGTCCTTGCAGTTTACTTGGGCTGAAGACCAGGTGCTTGTGGCAGACAAGTCTGGCGATGTCTATTCTTTCTCCGTGTCCGAGCCAGAGAAGCCAGGCGAACTGAAACTGGGGCATCTGTCCATGCTGCTGGGTGTT GCCGTGAGCCCTGATGACAGATATGTCATCACTGCTGACCGTGACGAGAAGATTCGCGTCAGCCTTTTGAGTTTGCCCCACAACATCCAGTCCTTCTGCTTGGGCCATTGCGA GTTTGTCAGCTGCCTGTCCATCACTCTGGCACATCCACAATGGCTGCTCTCTGGGTCTGGG GATGGGACAGTGAAGCTGTGGGAGTACGAGTCGGGGCGGCGCCTGCAGAGCTTGGACCTGAAGGAGCCGAGAGCATCCCAGCCCTCCGACGGTGACACTGACAAG AGGGCAGCCGTGAGCAGGATTGCGGTTTCTCCAGACGGTCGTCACGTGGCGGTGCTGTGTGAGAG TGTACTCGCAGTGCAGCTGTTCCGGCTGGAGAAGGCTCCGGAAGGCCAGCTCACGCCTGGGGAGAGGCTGGCCCTCTCTCATTGCGTCTGGGACCTGACCTTTGATCCTTCAGGCCGGCTGTGGGTCCTACAGGAAAGCAAAGAGACCCCCATTATActgtactcatacacacaggacTGCTGGAag tGTTGTGCAGAGGATCCTGGCTTGAAGAGAGTTTTGGAGGTTTTGCGCTCCCACTGGGACAGGTTTCAAG ACTCTGTAGGTGTGGAGAGCTGTTTCAAGCACTTGTACAAGGTGAACTTTGACAACATGGCTACCTACCTGCAGAGGAAGCAGGAGAGGATCCAGAAACTTCAACAGAAGAAAGCCAAGAAGAGGGCAGGACAGCCCCCACAATCCAATGGGGCCAGCAAAAAGAAGAAAGCCAAGAAGAGGGGTGGGGCTAGGCCAGTGGTTTCcagctga
- the wdr4 gene encoding tRNA (guanine-N(7)-)-methyltransferase non-catalytic subunit wdr4 isoform X1 → MASLAAHGENLAVCCGKNLIAIHNKQDRFVLTTLSIEPFVFDCSKAEQKPKESDNKSEDGGSEEKGSDRILAFAFSTSGSLLALTDDNKRLVLFRTHPSWECVSTRWVVRRCTSLQFTWAEDQVLVADKSGDVYSFSVSEPEKPGELKLGHLSMLLGVAVSPDDRYVITADRDEKIRVSLLSLPHNIQSFCLGHCEFVSCLSITLAHPQWLLSGSGDGTVKLWEYESGRRLQSLDLKEPRASQPSDGDTDKRAAVSRIAVSPDGRHVAVLCESVLAVQLFRLEKAPEGQLTPGERLALSHCVWDLTFDPSGRLWVLQESKETPIILYSYTQDCWKCCAEDPGLKRVLEVLRSHWDRFQDSVGVESCFKHLYKVNFDNMATYLQRKQERIQKLQQKKAKKRAGQPPQSNGASKKKKAKKRGGARPVVSS, encoded by the exons ATGGCGTCTCTGGCAGCCCATGGGGAGAATTTGGCGGTGTGCTGTGGCAAAAATCTCATTGCCATTCACAACAAACAGGACCGGTTTGTATTGACGACGCTTTCGAT agaGCCATTTGTATTCGACTGCAGTAAGGCGGAGCAGAAACCCAAGGAGAGCGATAATAAAAG TGAGGACGGGGGTTCGGAGGAGAAAGGTAGCGACCGAATCCTAGCGTTTGCCTTCTCCACATCCGGCAGCCTCCTCGCGCTCACAGATGACAACAAGCGTCTCGTACTCTTCCGAACACATCCTTCCTGGGAGTGCGTCAGTACCAG GTGGGTGGTGAGGAGGTGCACGTCCTTGCAGTTTACTTGGGCTGAAGACCAGGTGCTTGTGGCAGACAAGTCTGGCGATGTCTATTCTTTCTCCGTGTCCGAGCCAGAGAAGCCAGGCGAACTGAAACTGGGGCATCTGTCCATGCTGCTGGGTGTT GCCGTGAGCCCTGATGACAGATATGTCATCACTGCTGACCGTGACGAGAAGATTCGCGTCAGCCTTTTGAGTTTGCCCCACAACATCCAGTCCTTCTGCTTGGGCCATTGCGA GTTTGTCAGCTGCCTGTCCATCACTCTGGCACATCCACAATGGCTGCTCTCTGGGTCTGGG GATGGGACAGTGAAGCTGTGGGAGTACGAGTCGGGGCGGCGCCTGCAGAGCTTGGACCTGAAGGAGCCGAGAGCATCCCAGCCCTCCGACGGTGACACTGACAAG AGGGCAGCCGTGAGCAGGATTGCGGTTTCTCCAGACGGTCGTCACGTGGCGGTGCTGTGTGAGAG TGTACTCGCAGTGCAGCTGTTCCGGCTGGAGAAGGCTCCGGAAGGCCAGCTCACGCCTGGGGAGAGGCTGGCCCTCTCTCATTGCGTCTGGGACCTGACCTTTGATCCTTCAGGCCGGCTGTGGGTCCTACAGGAAAGCAAAGAGACCCCCATTATActgtactcatacacacaggacTGCTGGAag tGTTGTGCAGAGGATCCTGGCTTGAAGAGAGTTTTGGAGGTTTTGCGCTCCCACTGGGACAGGTTTCAAG ACTCTGTAGGTGTGGAGAGCTGTTTCAAGCACTTGTACAAGGTGAACTTTGACAACATGGCTACCTACCTGCAGAGGAAGCAGGAGAGGATCCAGAAACTTCAACAGAAGAAAGCCAAGAAGAGGGCAGGACAGCCCCCACAATCCAATGGGGCCAGCAAAAAGAAGAAAGCCAAGAAGAGGGGTGGGGCTAGGCCAGTGGTTTCcagctga